The following are from one region of the bacterium genome:
- a CDS encoding citrate synthase (catalyzes the formation of citrate from acetyl-CoA and oxaloacetate) translates to MTQSTLFTAAADKGLENVVACSSAISTIDGTTLLYRGHTIEELATSATFEEVVYLLWFGDLPTSPQLSGFRAQLQANVKLPEEARRWLSVMPSNVHPMDYLATVVATLALHDAEANQIRRSATLNQALRLTACLGTIVGAYQRIRRGQRPLAPDPERSIAWNLLRGITGEAPTSGQERTVDVCLILHADHELNASTFAARVTASTESGLYSSVLSAVGALKGRLHGGANSAVIKMLREIGAVNRVEPYLDDAFDRRAKIMGFGHRVYKDGDPRARVLRAMSERMAPEGGEANLFRISTCIEERMMDRKGLIANVDFYSATVYDGLGIPDDLFTCVFAASRVAGWCAHVLEQYENNRIYRPRAHYIGKPAVRASRPRSPSQSGPSTDWRR, encoded by the coding sequence TTGACCCAATCGACACTCTTCACGGCCGCGGCTGACAAAGGGCTCGAGAACGTCGTCGCCTGTTCGAGCGCGATCAGCACGATTGACGGCACGACGCTGCTCTATCGCGGTCATACGATCGAAGAGCTGGCCACCAGCGCCACGTTCGAAGAGGTGGTCTACCTCCTGTGGTTCGGAGATCTTCCGACCTCACCTCAGCTATCGGGCTTCCGGGCGCAGCTCCAGGCGAACGTCAAGCTTCCCGAAGAGGCACGCAGGTGGCTCAGCGTGATGCCGTCCAACGTTCACCCGATGGACTACCTCGCCACAGTCGTCGCAACGCTTGCTCTCCACGACGCGGAGGCGAACCAGATACGCCGCAGTGCAACGCTGAATCAGGCCCTTCGGCTCACAGCGTGTCTAGGGACGATCGTTGGCGCGTATCAACGCATTCGCCGCGGTCAGCGTCCTCTGGCGCCAGATCCGGAACGCTCCATCGCGTGGAATCTTCTTCGCGGTATCACCGGCGAGGCGCCCACGTCAGGACAGGAACGAACCGTCGACGTCTGCTTGATTTTGCACGCCGACCACGAGCTGAACGCCTCGACCTTCGCTGCCCGGGTCACCGCGAGCACCGAATCCGGTCTCTACTCGTCTGTGCTCTCGGCCGTCGGTGCATTGAAGGGGCGCCTGCACGGCGGGGCGAATTCGGCGGTCATCAAGATGCTCCGCGAGATCGGTGCGGTGAATCGGGTCGAACCGTATCTCGACGATGCTTTCGATCGACGCGCGAAGATCATGGGTTTCGGCCACCGAGTGTACAAGGACGGCGATCCACGGGCCCGAGTCCTTCGCGCGATGAGCGAACGGATGGCCCCTGAGGGAGGTGAGGCCAACCTCTTTCGCATCAGCACGTGCATCGAGGAGCGCATGATGGACCGCAAGGGCCTGATCGCGAACGTCGACTTCTACTCTGCCACGGTCTACGACGGGCTCGGTATCCCCGACGATCTCTTCACGTGCGTCTTCGCGGCGAGCCGCGTTGCGGGCTGGTGTGCGCATGTTCTCGAACAATACGAGAACAATCGGATCTATCGACCGCGAGCGCACTACATTGGGAAGCCGGCGGTTCGTGCGAGCCGACCGCGCAGCCCAAGCCAATCGGGTCCGTCCACCGACTGGCGGCGCTAG
- a CDS encoding spermidine synthase — protein sequence MQRTSSLEVLAYSDSPIGAICLRRRELLASPGTMVTEITLDHMLLMSSHHTESERALSSQALARHRGTHGLRVLVGGLGLGYTAQEALKSDAVTRVDVVEFLPQVIAWMKRGLVPLSDELNSDPRYSAIEGDVYSMLAAPPELQYDLVLIDVDHSPDEPLAEANSAFYSEAGLRSAKEHIRPGGVLGVWSYAGNSPFADAIRAVFPHGEIAPVAFDNELTGKKETNWLFLAEND from the coding sequence ATGCAGAGAACCTCTAGTCTGGAAGTGCTGGCGTATAGCGACAGTCCGATCGGTGCGATCTGCCTACGCCGTCGAGAACTCCTGGCGAGCCCGGGGACGATGGTGACCGAAATCACGCTCGATCACATGCTCTTGATGAGCAGCCATCACACGGAATCCGAGCGCGCCCTGTCGAGCCAAGCCCTGGCACGCCATCGCGGGACCCATGGGCTCCGAGTGCTCGTGGGTGGCCTGGGTCTTGGCTACACCGCGCAGGAAGCTCTGAAGTCGGATGCAGTCACCCGCGTCGACGTGGTCGAGTTCTTGCCCCAGGTGATCGCCTGGATGAAGAGGGGACTCGTCCCGTTGTCGGACGAACTGAACAGCGATCCTCGCTACTCGGCGATCGAGGGCGATGTGTACTCGATGCTCGCCGCGCCACCAGAGCTGCAATATGACCTCGTTCTGATCGACGTCGACCACTCACCCGACGAGCCGCTCGCCGAGGCGAATTCAGCGTTCTATTCGGAGGCCGGCCTCAGATCGGCCAAGGAGCACATACGTCCCGGCGGAGTCCTCGGTGTCTGGTCGTACGCCGGCAACTCGCCGTTTGCAGATGCGATTCGCGCTGTATTCCCTCACGGAGAGATTGCGCCCGTCGCATTCGACAACGAACTCACGGGCAAGAAGGAGACGAACTGGCTCTTCCTTGCGGAGAACGACTAG
- a CDS encoding helix-turn-helix domain-containing protein, whose translation MAARKKAAKRQPRRPVFEGKPEELGIVLSDLRKAKGLSLREVEQATGNTVSNAYLSQLENGKIKKPSPNVLHSLAEVYVVPYEALMEKAGYLLPSEHAGPARRRRLAVFAIDDLTAEEEEELLKYLAFIRSRKAPS comes from the coding sequence ATGGCCGCGCGCAAAAAAGCAGCGAAGAGACAGCCACGCCGGCCGGTGTTCGAGGGGAAGCCCGAGGAACTGGGCATCGTCCTGTCGGATTTGCGAAAGGCGAAAGGACTCTCTCTTCGGGAGGTCGAGCAGGCGACCGGAAACACGGTCTCGAACGCCTATCTGAGTCAGCTCGAGAACGGGAAGATCAAGAAGCCTTCACCCAACGTTCTGCACAGCCTGGCCGAAGTCTACGTCGTTCCCTACGAGGCCCTCATGGAAAAGGCGGGATATCTACTGCCCTCCGAGCATGCAGGTCCCGCGCGACGCAGAAGATTGGCAGTTTTCGCGATCGACGACCTCACCGCCGAAGAGGAAGAGGAACTCCTGAAGTATCTCGCGTTCATTCGATCTCGAAAAGCTCCTTCGTGA
- a CDS encoding PEP-CTERM sorting domain-containing protein (PEP-CTERM proteins occur, often in large numbers, in the proteomes of bacteria that also encode an exosortase, a predicted intramembrane cysteine proteinase. The presence of a PEP-CTERM domain at a protein's C-terminus predicts cleavage within the sorting domain, followed by covalent anchoring to some some component of the (usually Gram-negative) cell surface. Many PEP-CTERM proteins exhibit an unusual sequence composition that includes large numbers of potential glycosylation sites. Expression of one such protein has been shown restore the ability of a bacterium to form floc, a type of biofilm.), producing MSIHQPASSLPADARSSMKRFRRSWSRLAALSALASITAFSDAGAQLFEFDDPTLPPSPDARNITHDASTGLDWLDLTVTEGRSFDDIVGNDGTDELGPGGDFEGFRYATAFEVTGWQNGPQANSLYANFSFASSFASIGGFPLVRDFMSYLGCATGANCGSHGFVQGVCVADDTESSPRWARIEASISQGNDFGSVTGCSFTSPQTASPTNDSAGSYGHFLVRVPEPATGLMLATGIGGLAVLAHATTDRRRSRRRAG from the coding sequence ATGTCGATCCACCAGCCCGCTTCCTCCCTCCCGGCCGACGCCCGCAGCTCGATGAAGCGATTTCGCCGCTCGTGGAGTCGACTCGCCGCGCTCAGCGCCCTCGCGTCCATCACGGCCTTCTCCGACGCAGGCGCCCAGCTCTTCGAGTTCGACGACCCCACCCTCCCCCCCTCGCCGGACGCTCGCAACATCACCCATGACGCCTCGACGGGGCTCGATTGGCTCGACCTGACCGTGACCGAAGGGCGCAGCTTCGACGACATTGTCGGCAACGATGGAACCGATGAACTCGGCCCCGGCGGCGACTTCGAGGGCTTCCGATACGCGACCGCCTTCGAGGTCACGGGATGGCAGAACGGGCCCCAGGCGAACAGCCTCTACGCGAACTTCTCGTTCGCGAGCAGCTTCGCCTCCATCGGGGGCTTCCCACTCGTGCGGGATTTCATGTCCTATCTGGGCTGCGCAACCGGAGCGAACTGCGGCAGCCACGGCTTCGTACAGGGCGTGTGTGTCGCCGACGACACGGAGAGTTCGCCGCGATGGGCCCGCATCGAAGCGTCCATCTCCCAGGGGAACGACTTCGGCTCGGTCACGGGATGCAGCTTCACCTCCCCCCAGACTGCGTCGCCGACGAACGACTCCGCAGGCAGCTACGGCCACTTCCTCGTCCGCGTGCCGGAACCGGCCACCGGTCTCATGCTCGCAACCGGAATCGGCGGCCTCGCAGTCCTCGCGCACGCCACCACGGACCGCCGACGATCTCGCCGGAGAGCCGGTTGA
- a CDS encoding polysaccharide deacetylase family protein: MKRFTVRHAEPDDASGVLSKELPVMTDPDRSPRCPRGPLRAVWILSLLLVVAQLATAERAFATPYPEPENEGHLACNLSPAENPDEYRAWWDQVAREPRYQDWFWNQIVPREIPGSCAVSVRNAFWQRAVPENWSPVPAMEGWYQPDGGGYFTQTLWLHAVPENWAWTSAMPGWYLPEGGYYTQTFWLEAVPDGWGPAWGPSGDVSGLSYYQWWFWRGAVAKNWAKRDWKLGSRDRLGYYRFFLWGLAVPDAWASRDAFMGWPDRRGGYYEQTLWLRAIPENWKSYDDEVTALGQDYYRVDGDDVGHYAHYFWEYAVPENWKTRPDFVEGWPWPDGGYYTQTFWWRAVPEDWSPDETYAIGGRANRGHYAHWLYHFAAPRGFAFRSGWSVRGSAGAGYYLFHMHETLSSLHPEYAEMRRLTSAHLEGARTPRPVDTWFAPEAQAVVVLSFDTEGFAYQTCALHDLLVEQGIDASFMLDGAGSGGAERDPDWMRCLRNHDIGNHTRSHMGRVGFLRPGWSRHDPLLNATDSATQRDEVESQQEDLVRLFGRSVASFRAPYCDGHRSFDGSIVETLDWLRGRPSSSGGEYGLHVDSSIATVSRYARSRGITPPSHLADLSVDAFPYPYEIVEGEDSLIEIPFAYPSDWTGYNGDIVGGRLHRSPDGVDPSYLSNIWKRTLDEIHEQRGVMVLVLHPWIIGHSDANVDGLREFIEYAKRLEGVHFSTLEEVGRRFAERP, from the coding sequence GTGAAGCGGTTCACGGTGCGCCACGCCGAACCGGACGACGCTTCGGGTGTCCTCTCGAAGGAGTTGCCCGTCATGACCGATCCCGATCGAAGTCCTCGATGTCCGCGCGGCCCTCTTCGCGCCGTGTGGATCCTGTCGCTCCTCCTCGTCGTCGCGCAGCTCGCGACCGCCGAGCGCGCCTTTGCGACCCCTTATCCGGAACCGGAAAACGAAGGCCATCTCGCCTGCAACCTGAGCCCGGCGGAGAACCCCGACGAGTATCGCGCGTGGTGGGATCAGGTCGCCCGCGAGCCGCGCTACCAGGATTGGTTCTGGAACCAGATCGTGCCGCGCGAGATTCCCGGTAGCTGTGCCGTCTCCGTGAGGAACGCGTTCTGGCAGCGCGCGGTCCCCGAGAACTGGAGCCCGGTCCCGGCCATGGAAGGCTGGTACCAGCCCGACGGCGGCGGCTACTTCACGCAGACGCTCTGGCTCCATGCGGTACCGGAGAACTGGGCGTGGACCTCGGCGATGCCCGGCTGGTATCTGCCCGAAGGGGGCTACTACACGCAGACGTTCTGGCTGGAGGCCGTGCCCGATGGTTGGGGTCCTGCCTGGGGGCCGAGCGGAGACGTGAGCGGCCTTTCCTACTACCAGTGGTGGTTCTGGCGCGGCGCCGTCGCGAAGAACTGGGCGAAGCGCGATTGGAAGCTCGGATCCAGGGACCGGCTCGGGTACTACCGATTCTTCCTGTGGGGCCTCGCCGTGCCCGACGCCTGGGCCTCGAGAGATGCCTTCATGGGTTGGCCCGATCGTCGCGGCGGCTACTACGAGCAGACGCTCTGGCTTCGCGCGATCCCCGAGAACTGGAAGAGCTACGACGACGAGGTCACGGCGCTCGGCCAGGACTACTACCGCGTCGACGGAGACGACGTCGGCCACTACGCACACTACTTCTGGGAGTACGCCGTTCCGGAGAACTGGAAGACGCGTCCGGACTTCGTCGAGGGATGGCCCTGGCCCGACGGCGGGTACTACACGCAGACCTTCTGGTGGCGGGCGGTCCCGGAGGACTGGTCCCCCGACGAGACGTACGCGATCGGCGGGCGGGCGAACCGCGGGCACTACGCGCACTGGCTCTACCACTTCGCTGCGCCGCGCGGATTCGCGTTCCGCTCCGGCTGGTCCGTCCGGGGAAGCGCCGGCGCCGGCTACTATCTCTTCCACATGCACGAGACGCTCTCGTCTTTGCACCCCGAGTACGCAGAGATGCGTCGCCTCACTTCGGCCCACCTCGAAGGCGCGCGCACTCCCCGCCCGGTCGACACGTGGTTCGCCCCCGAAGCCCAGGCCGTCGTCGTGCTCTCCTTCGACACCGAGGGCTTCGCCTACCAGACCTGCGCGCTCCACGACCTGCTCGTCGAACAGGGCATCGACGCGTCCTTCATGCTCGACGGCGCCGGCTCCGGCGGCGCGGAGCGCGATCCGGACTGGATGCGTTGCCTCCGGAATCACGACATCGGAAACCACACCAGGAGTCACATGGGTCGCGTCGGCTTCCTCCGCCCCGGCTGGTCGCGACACGACCCGCTCCTGAACGCGACGGACAGCGCGACGCAGCGCGACGAAGTCGAGTCCCAACAGGAGGATCTGGTGCGACTCTTCGGCCGATCCGTGGCGTCGTTCCGGGCGCCCTACTGCGATGGCCACCGTTCCTTCGACGGCTCGATCGTCGAGACCCTCGACTGGCTACGCGGCCGCCCGAGCAGTTCCGGGGGCGAGTACGGGCTCCACGTCGACAGCTCGATCGCCACGGTCTCGCGCTATGCGCGGTCGAGAGGCATCACCCCGCCGAGCCACCTCGCGGATCTGTCGGTCGATGCCTTTCCCTACCCCTACGAGATCGTCGAAGGCGAAGACTCGCTGATCGAGATCCCCTTCGCGTACCCATCGGATTGGACGGGCTACAACGGTGACATCGTCGGAGGTCGGCTGCATCGCTCTCCCGACGGAGTCGACCCGAGCTACCTCTCGAACATCTGGAAGCGGACGCTCGACGAGATCCACGAGCAACGCGGGGTGATGGTCCTCGTGCTCCACCCCTGGATCATCGGACACAGCGACGCGAACGTCGACGGACTGCGGGAATTCATCGAGTACGCCAAGCGCCTCGAGGGCGTTCACTTCTCGACGCTCGAAGAAGTCGGTCGACGCTTCGCCGAACGGCCCTGA
- a CDS encoding NADPH:quinone oxidoreductase family protein — translation MRAWQVVRNGKPSEALELVEVPTPEPGPGEVLVEARASVCNYNEVDGCHGRYLTIDPPLPYTLGMECVGEVVAAGPGAESWIGKRVTTSGQGGIGAHAEAVIGTAGMTFEAPAGLDDAEAAAFFYPFHLAHLGLHERGRLRAGETVLVHAAAGGVGSAAVQLAKAAGARVLATVGSDAKFDFVKKLGADVVINYRDAAFDEVVLAETGGRGVDACFDGVGGDVMMRSLRCLVEGGRHLVVGFASGIEAEEVPTITGRMLCFGNFDLVGVILTYVDAPPGGVPGEFAPVPVPRFNPCSTETGRRIQGHLIELLEAGAIRPTIGARHAFESLPQALEEMEARTTIGRVIIDR, via the coding sequence ATGCGTGCATGGCAAGTCGTACGAAACGGAAAACCGAGCGAGGCGCTCGAGCTCGTCGAGGTGCCGACGCCGGAACCCGGGCCGGGCGAGGTGCTCGTCGAGGCGCGCGCGAGCGTCTGCAACTACAATGAGGTCGACGGCTGTCACGGTCGCTACCTCACGATCGATCCGCCGCTGCCCTACACGCTCGGGATGGAGTGCGTGGGCGAGGTCGTCGCGGCAGGCCCCGGCGCCGAGTCGTGGATCGGCAAACGCGTGACGACGAGCGGCCAGGGCGGGATCGGAGCCCACGCGGAAGCCGTGATCGGAACGGCGGGAATGACCTTCGAGGCACCGGCCGGGCTCGACGATGCCGAGGCCGCCGCCTTCTTCTATCCCTTTCATCTCGCCCACCTCGGACTGCACGAGCGCGGGCGGCTGCGCGCAGGCGAGACCGTGCTCGTCCACGCGGCGGCCGGCGGCGTGGGTTCCGCGGCGGTGCAGCTCGCGAAGGCGGCGGGCGCGCGGGTGCTCGCGACCGTGGGAAGCGACGCCAAGTTCGACTTCGTGAAGAAACTCGGCGCGGACGTCGTGATCAACTACCGCGACGCGGCCTTCGACGAGGTCGTGCTCGCCGAGACGGGCGGCCGTGGCGTCGACGCCTGCTTCGACGGCGTCGGGGGCGACGTCATGATGCGCTCGCTGCGCTGTCTCGTCGAAGGAGGGCGTCATCTCGTCGTGGGCTTCGCCAGCGGGATCGAAGCCGAAGAGGTCCCGACGATCACCGGGCGAATGCTCTGCTTCGGAAACTTCGATCTCGTGGGCGTCATCCTCACCTATGTCGACGCGCCACCGGGTGGCGTGCCCGGCGAGTTCGCTCCGGTTCCCGTTCCGCGCTTCAACCCGTGCTCGACGGAGACCGGTCGACGGATCCAGGGGCACCTGATCGAGCTGCTCGAAGCGGGCGCGATCCGTCCGACGATCGGAGCGCGCCACGCCTTCGAGTCGCTCCCGCAGGCACTCGAGGAGATGGAGGCGCGGACCACGATCGGACGCGTCATCATCGACCGCTAG
- a CDS encoding cysteine hydrolase, which translates to MTIRELVDPRHTAVLCMEMERGVVGDLARFPGPREVVADEGLVERCATLFAGARRAGIRVIHCTAAFRPDRAGSYRNMPFVSALMDDPLHIPVGSDAASPLAELLDPADLVSERLHGIAPFVNTSLVPYLTSLGVRTVIATGVSLNRGIVGMSIEAVDHGYSVVIPTDAVAGYPADYARLVLKHTLDGLTTLTTVDELVDVWRDAD; encoded by the coding sequence GTGACGATTCGTGAGCTCGTCGATCCGCGGCATACCGCCGTGCTCTGCATGGAAATGGAGCGTGGGGTGGTCGGCGATCTCGCGCGCTTCCCCGGGCCTCGGGAAGTCGTCGCCGACGAGGGGCTGGTGGAGCGCTGTGCCACGCTCTTCGCCGGAGCGCGTCGTGCCGGGATCCGCGTGATCCACTGCACCGCCGCCTTTCGTCCGGACCGTGCCGGGAGCTACCGCAATATGCCCTTCGTGAGCGCGTTGATGGATGACCCGCTCCACATCCCGGTCGGATCGGACGCCGCCTCGCCGCTCGCCGAGTTGCTCGATCCCGCCGATCTCGTCTCGGAGCGACTGCACGGTATCGCCCCTTTCGTGAACACGTCTCTCGTTCCCTATCTGACGAGCTTGGGGGTGCGCACGGTGATCGCGACGGGTGTGTCGCTCAATCGCGGGATCGTCGGCATGTCGATCGAAGCCGTCGACCACGGCTATTCGGTGGTGATCCCGACCGACGCGGTCGCCGGCTACCCGGCGGACTACGCGCGACTCGTGCTGAAGCACACGCTCGACGGCCTGACGACGCTGACCACCGTCGACGAGCTGGTCGACGTGTGGCGCGACGCGGACTGA
- a CDS encoding acyl-CoA dehydrogenase, with translation MNLDLTADQELLRDTFEGLLSAESSADRVREAEENGFDGKLWSRLVEVGTFGLRVPEAAGGTGMSLFDAVLVAEQAGRHLVSGPLVESIVACGGLAAFEDEAARRALAHAIEGERVVSFAPGASDDGRVLVPGGAVARSVVGLDGDVLVLRERAESPPRSPDIGTGAFAAWNLSAERDGSRTVLAEGEAAHAAFERMRVEWRLLTAAALGGLSRRSIEIAAVYATERIQFDRPIGSFQAVAHPLAELITAIDGGAVLVWRAVDAIARGLPQAAEWSALAFGWMAEHAPRAAHRALHTHGGYGLSDEYDIQLFHRRSVAWSYAAGDPGEAYVDAADHRWRGRTAALPDAGECFLDFALGEEAERFRDEARAFFDAHPATEEQKTNQHNFDGFDPDFHRAMAEAGLLYVSWPEEYGGRGLGMLEATVMGEESERARRSIHAKAVTSMVGQVVLEFGSEALKQEVIPRILRGEVICSLGFTEPGSGSDVAAAVTRARQDGEEWIVDGQKMFTSGANIAQYVFLLTRTNPEVPKHKGLTMFLVPLDAPGVDIQAIHTLSNERTNATYYTEVRIPDRYRIGPVDGGWAVLGHALHLEHGSNGDAGSTGELHDVVEAAAEWAVRRVRNGAPVIENESFRAVLGRAQAAVEVTAALGRRQLWVGLNDRPDGGAGPMVVAFKKDAFIDVSRRLLAATAPDSVLGRGAEDAIADGAIEFGYRLAAANAIYGGTAEILKSVVAQATLGMPRSRG, from the coding sequence ATGAACCTCGACTTGACCGCGGATCAAGAGCTGCTGCGCGACACGTTCGAAGGACTGCTCAGCGCCGAGTCGAGCGCCGATCGCGTCCGCGAGGCCGAAGAGAACGGCTTCGACGGGAAGCTCTGGTCCCGCCTGGTCGAGGTCGGCACGTTCGGACTCCGCGTCCCCGAAGCCGCCGGCGGAACCGGCATGAGCCTCTTCGACGCCGTGCTGGTCGCCGAGCAGGCGGGGCGCCACCTCGTCTCCGGACCGCTGGTCGAGTCGATCGTCGCCTGCGGCGGGCTCGCGGCCTTCGAGGACGAGGCGGCCCGGCGGGCCCTCGCGCATGCGATCGAGGGGGAGCGCGTCGTCAGCTTCGCGCCCGGCGCGAGCGACGACGGCCGGGTGCTCGTACCCGGAGGCGCGGTCGCCCGAAGCGTCGTCGGGCTCGACGGCGACGTGCTCGTCCTCCGCGAGCGCGCCGAATCACCGCCCCGGTCGCCGGACATCGGGACCGGTGCCTTCGCCGCATGGAACCTCTCCGCCGAGCGCGACGGATCCAGGACGGTTCTGGCCGAGGGCGAAGCGGCCCACGCGGCGTTCGAGCGGATGCGCGTCGAGTGGCGCTTGCTGACGGCGGCGGCGCTGGGGGGGCTTTCGCGCCGCTCGATCGAGATCGCCGCGGTCTACGCGACCGAGCGCATCCAGTTCGATCGCCCCATCGGCTCCTTCCAGGCCGTCGCGCACCCCCTCGCCGAGCTCATCACCGCGATCGACGGCGGTGCGGTCCTGGTCTGGCGCGCCGTGGACGCGATCGCTCGGGGCCTGCCGCAGGCCGCGGAGTGGAGCGCGCTCGCCTTCGGTTGGATGGCCGAGCACGCGCCGCGCGCGGCTCATCGCGCGCTCCATACGCACGGCGGCTACGGCCTGAGCGACGAGTACGACATCCAGCTCTTCCATCGCCGCTCCGTCGCCTGGTCCTACGCCGCGGGCGATCCGGGCGAGGCCTACGTCGACGCCGCCGACCATCGTTGGCGCGGGCGGACGGCGGCGCTTCCGGACGCCGGGGAGTGCTTCCTCGACTTCGCGCTGGGAGAGGAAGCCGAGCGCTTCCGGGACGAGGCGCGCGCCTTCTTCGACGCCCACCCGGCGACCGAAGAGCAGAAGACGAACCAACACAACTTCGACGGCTTCGACCCCGACTTCCATCGGGCGATGGCGGAGGCCGGGCTGCTCTACGTGTCGTGGCCCGAGGAGTACGGCGGACGCGGACTCGGGATGCTCGAGGCCACCGTGATGGGCGAGGAGAGCGAGCGGGCGCGTCGGTCGATCCACGCGAAGGCCGTGACCTCGATGGTCGGTCAGGTCGTGCTCGAGTTCGGCTCCGAGGCCCTCAAGCAGGAGGTGATTCCACGGATCCTCCGCGGCGAGGTGATCTGCAGCCTCGGCTTCACCGAGCCGGGCTCGGGATCGGACGTGGCCGCGGCGGTCACGCGGGCCCGCCAGGACGGCGAGGAGTGGATCGTCGACGGCCAGAAGATGTTCACGAGCGGCGCGAACATCGCGCAGTACGTGTTCCTCCTGACGCGCACGAATCCGGAGGTCCCGAAGCACAAGGGACTCACGATGTTCCTGGTCCCGCTCGACGCCCCGGGCGTCGACATCCAGGCCATCCACACGCTCTCCAACGAACGCACCAACGCGACCTACTACACCGAGGTGCGCATCCCCGACCGCTACCGGATCGGTCCGGTGGACGGCGGCTGGGCCGTCCTCGGGCACGCCCTCCATCTCGAGCACGGATCGAACGGCGACGCGGGCTCGACCGGCGAGCTGCACGACGTCGTCGAGGCGGCGGCGGAGTGGGCCGTGCGGCGCGTTCGAAACGGGGCGCCGGTGATCGAGAACGAGTCCTTTCGCGCGGTCCTCGGGCGGGCGCAGGCGGCGGTCGAGGTGACGGCCGCGCTCGGGCGGCGGCAGCTCTGGGTCGGGCTCAACGACCGGCCCGACGGTGGGGCGGGGCCGATGGTCGTCGCCTTCAAGAAGGACGCGTTCATCGACGTCTCGAGGCGCCTGCTGGCAGCCACGGCGCCGGACAGCGTCCTGGGACGCGGCGCGGAGGACGCGATCGCGGACGGCGCGATCGAGTTCGGCTACCGACTCGCCGCCGCGAACGCGATCTACGGCGGGACGGCCGAGATCCTGAAGAGCGTCGTCGCGCAGGCCACCCTCGGGATGCCCCGCAGCCGCGGCTAG
- a CDS encoding cytochrome P450, protein MSELRYDPYDFDIDANPHPVWKRLRDEAPLYRNDEYDFWALSRYEDVSAGLVDWETYSSARGSVLELIRSGVEIPPGSILFEDPPLHDAHRALLARLFTPRRIAELEPQIRAYCAQTLDPLVGSNRLDFIADLGSQMPMRVIGMLLGIPEEDQESLRDSIDEGLSLESGDDSSSGLGSGPLFPSGAFAEYIEWRRKNPSDDLMTELLQARFVDDDGVERNLRDGELLSYIGLLAGAGNETTTRLIGWTGYLLDRFPDQRRLVAEDRSLVSDAIEEILRFEAPSPVQARYVTKGVEWHGTRISEGSILLLLNGAANRDEREFERADELIVNRQRNRHLSFGLGIHFCLGASLARLEGCVALEEVLARWPEWEVDHDAAQMARTSTVRGWKTLPARI, encoded by the coding sequence ATGTCCGAACTCCGCTACGACCCCTACGACTTCGACATCGACGCGAACCCCCATCCGGTGTGGAAGCGCCTGCGCGACGAGGCGCCGCTCTACCGGAACGACGAGTACGACTTCTGGGCGCTCAGCCGATACGAAGACGTGTCGGCAGGCCTCGTCGACTGGGAGACGTACAGCTCGGCGCGCGGGAGCGTCCTCGAGCTCATCCGCTCCGGCGTCGAGATCCCGCCCGGCTCGATCCTCTTCGAGGATCCGCCGCTGCACGACGCCCATCGCGCGCTCCTCGCGCGGCTCTTCACGCCGCGCCGGATCGCCGAGCTCGAGCCGCAGATCCGCGCGTACTGCGCGCAGACCCTCGACCCGCTGGTCGGGTCCAACCGGCTCGACTTCATCGCCGACCTCGGCTCCCAGATGCCGATGCGCGTGATCGGGATGCTGCTCGGCATCCCCGAGGAGGACCAGGAATCCCTCCGCGACTCGATCGACGAAGGGCTGAGCCTCGAGAGTGGCGACGACTCTTCGTCGGGTCTGGGAAGCGGCCCGCTCTTTCCCTCCGGCGCGTTCGCCGAATACATCGAGTGGCGCCGCAAGAACCCCTCCGACGACCTGATGACGGAGCTCCTTCAGGCGCGCTTCGTCGACGACGACGGCGTCGAGCGCAACCTGCGCGACGGGGAGCTGCTCAGCTACATCGGGCTGCTCGCCGGCGCGGGCAACGAGACCACCACGCGGCTGATCGGATGGACCGGCTACCTGCTCGACCGGTTCCCCGACCAGCGGCGTCTCGTCGCGGAGGACCGGAGCCTGGTGTCGGACGCGATCGAAGAGATCCTGCGCTTCGAGGCGCCCTCCCCCGTGCAGGCGCGGTACGTCACGAAAGGCGTCGAGTGGCACGGCACCCGGATCAGCGAGGGCTCCATCCTGCTCCTGCTGAACGGCGCCGCGAACCGCGACGAGCGCGAGTTCGAGCGGGCCGACGAGCTGATCGTGAACCGACAGCGCAATCGCCACCTGAGCTTCGGGCTCGGGATCCACTTCTGCCTGGGCGCCAGCCTCGCGCGTCTGGAAGGCTGCGTCGCGCTCGAAGAGGTGCTCGCACGATGGCCCGAATGGGAGGTCGACCACGACGCCGCCCAGATGGCGCGGACGTCGACCGTCCGGGGCTGGAAGACGCTTCCCGCCCGGATCTAG